CCATCTCGCCGATGAACTCGCCCTTGTTGATGTAGGCGATGACGAGTTCGCGACGATCCTCGTCATCGATCAGGACTTTGACCGAGCCTTCGATCAGATAGTAGAAGGTCTCGGCCGGTTCGCCCTGGCGGATGAAATCGCAGTTCTTTTCGTAGGTCTTGGTATGACAGAAGCCGAGAAAGGGTTTCAGCCAGGCGGGTTCTGGCTTCGGAGGCTTGATCAGGCTCATAGCGCGTCGCCTCTGGGCAGCATTGCACATTTCGGCATCGACGGAGTTGATACTCCTCACACTATAATAACGCGAAGACACGGGGTGGATGGACCCCGAGTTGCGGCCCGTACTCGAGGGGCGCTGCCGCGTCTGGCGCGGCAGGGTTCGACAAAGTTGTCGTTGCCGCCACGGGTTCCCAGGCCGTGTCTTCCGTAAGGGGTCTATGGCGAGGGTAATGGTCGCGATGAAGGCGCGCGTGAGGTGGATCGAGGGGGCGGCGATGTTGGCCGAGGCGGGTAGTGGTCACACGCTCGTGCTCGACGGGCCGCCGGAGCACGGGGGGCGCAATCTCGGGTTGCGGCCGATGGAGCTATTGCTGATCGGGATGGGCGGTTGCAGCGAGTTCGATGTCCTGCATATCCTGCGTCGCGCCCGCCAAGACGTGACCGCCTGCGTCGTCGAACTCGAAGCCGAGCGGGCGGCGAGCGACCCCAAGGTCTTCACCCGTATCCATGCCCACTTCATCGTCACCGGCCGGGACCTCAGCGCCAGACAGGTCGAGCGGGCCATCCGGCTCAGTGCCGAGAAATACTGCTCGGCGTCTATCATGCTCGGTGCCACGGCTGAAGTGACGCACGATTATGAGATCCGCAGCACCTGATGAGGTCT
This portion of the Thioflavicoccus mobilis 8321 genome encodes:
- a CDS encoding OsmC family protein translates to MKARVRWIEGAAMLAEAGSGHTLVLDGPPEHGGRNLGLRPMELLLIGMGGCSEFDVLHILRRARQDVTACVVELEAERAASDPKVFTRIHAHFIVTGRDLSARQVERAIRLSAEKYCSASIMLGATAEVTHDYEIRST